One part of the Aricia agestis chromosome Z, ilAriAges1.1, whole genome shotgun sequence genome encodes these proteins:
- the LOC121738358 gene encoding triosephosphate isomerase, whose amino-acid sequence MGRKFVVGGNWKMNGDKKQIDEIVANLKNGPLDSNVEVVVGVPAIYLAYAKSILPDTIGVAAQNCWKVAKGAFTGEISPAMIKDVGAGWVILGHSERRTIFGEKDELVAEKVAHALESGLKVIACIGETLEEREANKTEEVVFRQTKALLPAIGNNWANVVLAYEPVWAIGTGKTATPQQAQDVHASLRKWLAANASADVADSVRIQYGGSVTAANAKELAACPDIDGFLVGGASLKPEFVNIVNATQ is encoded by the exons ATGGGCCGCAAATTCGTCGTTGGAGGTAACTGGAAAATGAATGGAGACAAAAAACAGATTGATGAAATAGTTGCAAATTTGAAAAATGGTCCACTGGATTCTAACGTTGAG GTGGTAGTGGGAGTTCCTGCTATATACTTGGCATATGCCAAGAGCATTTTACCCGACACAATTGGAGTTGCCGCTCAAAACTGCTGGAAAGTAGCAAAGGGTGCATTTACAG GTGAAATCTCACCTGCTATGATCAAGGATGTGGGAGCAGGATGGGTGATCCTGGGCCACTCTGAACGCAGAACAATCTTCGGCGAGAAAGATGAGTTGGTTGCTGAGAAG GTTGCACACGCCCTGGAATCAGGTCTGAAAGTTATTGCGTGCATCGGAGAGACCCTAGAGGAGAGGGAAGCCAATAAGACAGAAGAGGTTGTGTTCAGACAGACCAAGGCCCTTTTACCGGCCATTGGTAACAACTGGGCTAATGTTGTCTTGGCTTATGAACCGGTCTGGGCTATTGGTACTGGCAAGACAGCTACACCACAACAG gccCAAGACGTGCACGCGTCTCTCCGCAAGTGGTTAGCGGCTAACGCAAGCGCCGACGTAGCCGACAGTGTGCGTATCCAGTATGGTGGTTCGGTCACCGCTGCCAATGCCAAGGAGCTAGCAGCTTGCCCGGACATCGATGGGTTCCTCGTGGGTGGTGCAAGTCTCAAGCCTGAGTTCGTTAACATTGTGAATGCCACTCAATAA